A region from the Diadema setosum chromosome 13, eeDiaSeto1, whole genome shotgun sequence genome encodes:
- the LOC140236463 gene encoding alpha-N-acetylneuraminate alpha-2,8-sialyltransferase ST8SIA3-like has product MKNSLTGALWNFKDTSDQQLYLYETLLMKNWTINVTNIDALRTEVTEYHEKLSAEYFVMTQTNVKRQEKIKYVYSTKSKKEVTISSDFYNRLPKTNPFSLTKRFKSCAIVGNSGLLRGSHCGTAIDSNDFVFRCNLATLGPFKEDAGSKSNFTTMNPSIVTRRHGSLANSKYHASFNKALSNYRGYIWVPCLGMPAFFPASYRAVKANKGSDPKVVCGYPTHFEQSLKFWAERSLTRRLSTGFYLVMSAIQVCNELNLFGFWPFLTRYNDKEIEVPYHYFDNETVSKAKKVHSMNDEFSLLLQLHNLGVLRLHGGSCR; this is encoded by the exons ATGAAGAATTCTCTAACTGGTGCCTTGTGGAACTTTAAAGACACGAGCGATCAACAACTTTATCTTTATGAAACACTGTTAATGAAAAACTGGACTATCAATGTCACCAACATTGATGCTCTGAG AACTGAGGTAACTGAATATCACGAGAAACTGAGCGCAGAGTACTTTGTGATGACTCAAACAAACGTGAAGCGTCAGGAGAAGATTAAATATGTATATAGTACTAAGTCGAAAAAAGAAGTCACCATATCATCCGATTTCTACAACAGGCTACCGAAG ACGAATCCCTTTTCCTTGACGAAACGATTCAAATCGTGCGCCATCGTTGGGAATAGCGGGTTGCTGAGAGGCAGCCACTGCGGGACGGCAATAGACAGCAATGATTTCGTCTTTCG ttGCAACCTAGCAACGTTAGGACCTTTCAAGGAAGATGCTGGATCCAAGAGTAATTTTACAACAATGAATCCCAGTATTGTAACCCGAAG GCATGGCAGCTTGGCCAACAGCAAGTACCACGCATCATTCAATAAAGCATTGTCGAACTACAGGGGTTATATATGGGTTCCGTGCCTAGGAATGCCAGCTTTCTTCCCGGCTTCATACAGAGCTGTGAAAGCAAATAAAGGCTCGGATCCAAAGGTCGTCTGTGGATACCCGACCCATTTCGAGCAATCACTGAAATTTTGGGCCGAACGATCATTAACAAGAAGGCTGTCAACAG GATTCTACTTGGTAATGAGTGCAATACAAGTCTGCAACGAGCTAAATCTCTTCGGGTTCTGGCCTTTCCTGACGCGTTATAATGACAAAGAGATCGAGGTACCATATCATTACTTTGACAATGAGACTGTCTCTAAGGCCAAGAAAGTGCACTCGATGAATGACGAGTTCTCGCTCCTGCTACAGCTGCACAATTTGGGGGTGCTACGTCTGCACGGTGGATCATGCAGATAA